A region of the Scatophagus argus isolate fScaArg1 chromosome 6, fScaArg1.pri, whole genome shotgun sequence genome:
aaaaacaaaacaaaaacaaaaacataaacaagttGTCACTTTTATCAACTTATTGCTCTAGCTTGAACTATaaagcatttttaatttgatttgaaaatacaGAGCACAACTTTTGTATAATTTGTAGTGTTTTGTATGAATGAACGTGATTTAAATCGTATTATATACACCAATGCCAAGTTGACCAAGTATCAATGCTGCAAATTTATAGCTTTCATtgtaataatgtaaatactTTAATCTGCTGTATATTGTGGCcttttgtcaaatatttgtgcataatttgctgatgtgttttgttaAGTGTTGTTAAAAGCTATTTCATATCAacttcaaattaattaatttgagaaAACACACTAAAGTTTCAAAGTAGGATGTTTTTCAAGGCATCAATAAGAAGGCAAAAACTTTAAATGACATTCCATTAATTTCTGAGAGAGACTGAGTCAAAATACTGGCCTGAATGTGCTTCTATCTTGCCTGGAGGAACCACTAACCTTGGACACCTCTGTCCAGAGGTCATGAGGAAGTAGATGGGGCATGTGGAGCAGAGACAAGGGGACTGGGACAGGGGGTCACATCATGTAAGCTTCATGCAGGTTTCAGtgggaagcaaaaaaaaaagacaaaaggcacagataaaagacaaaataaaataaaacaagaagcTCCCATTAACCACAAAGAGTTCAGAATAGGACTGATCAATATTTTGCAGTTACTGGGGGTATAAATTGgcagaaactgaaagaaaaaagttaaattagCTGATGTCCCAAAATATTAACTGATACAAATGAGgaattaaatgtaaaacaaaccaacacaaaGCTAAAAGATGAACAAATGTGTCATGTGGAGCAAAGAATCAATACAAGCAGTACAAAACAGACACTGGGGGTGTCCGGGGGGAGGGGTCACATTCTATAATATTCTGATTTGTTCAAATATTGACAATAATTATGTCAATGACTGTATTTGATTTGGAAAAATAACTGTGTATGAAAACCAACTCCAATGACTACTGTCCCTCTTCCAAATCATTAAAACACTGCTGATGAATGGCAAAGTGAGAAACATGCTTATATTACCTGATGTGTGGACTTTTTAAGGgatgtgtttttcttactgCTGTCATAGaattaaaatatctcaacatcaAATATCTTTTATCCATAGGCTCTGCATTTGCTAAAAGTTTCCAAATTTGAAGAACTGACTTAAAGTCAAGTGACTCTCACTATTAAACAGTGCTGGAGCAGCTATAAGCATGTGTTGCTTATGGAAGAGTCGACTTAGCCACTGAGAATGAACTTTTCAGCTGAACAGATGTTTGTATAGGTctaatttgcacattttatttaggtttttttttcttttaaaggggGTGGTGGTGAACAAAGCAGACATTATTCCAAGAAACCACAGCAAAAGGGGAAGGACAAGAGAACAGTGATGCTCCTGTCTGATGAGCAGATGAGCAGATGAGCAATAACGCCAAGACAAAGAAGATAATCTCACTGCTGCCTCCTACCTGCGTCCTTGAGAGTTGCTAATCTGTTCCTTCGAGCTGATGGCTTGACGAAGGAGGGTGTCGATGTTTTTGAAATACATGCTGCTATTCGTCATGCTCTTCACTGCGCTGCAAAAACCAGCAGATCAGTGAAAGAGTTAACGGTTGAAACAGTGAGATTCTGCAAATATGCAGGTGAAagcctcctctcatcctctcacCTGCATGCATACTCAACAGAGTAGATGGCTCCTTGGCTCTGCTCCTCCCAGCTCTGCATGTCAGTCTGTACGAAAAACGGCATAAATACAAGCATTAAATATTTGGAACGAGGAGTCTAACGTGGTGCCAGcattgtgctgtttgtgtgtgtacaaagtTTACTTAATCAAgtgtcagtcaaacacagaatCACACAATCTGCTCTGATAACGCTCAGCCACCCGATATGAAAGTGGGTGAAAACAAACCCAAAGACTTTTGAAGCTTGAGAAGAGAGGCTTCAAAAGTAATAACGTCAAGGGAAAATAATATGAAGAAACACAGGCTACAGAGgacctttttttaaaaccattatATTATATAACTCAGTTTTAAGACATTTACTCATTCCGACCTGTGAAGGCACAAATCTTTAGTGTGTCGTATGAACACACCGTGCTTTGGATGACAGAATAAGGATAGTTATCTGTTTCTAAATACACATTTTCCTTTCAGGGGATACATTGACTTGTTTGACACAGGCTGAAGTACCTTGTGCTGCACCAGCTCAGGCAGAGACCTTCTGACGTGTTCCTGCAGTCTGTAAAGAGCCACCGACGGCTCGTTAGCCAGGACGTACATGCTCTCCGTGAATTTGTCAGTCACTGAAAAATTAAAGTACAGACGAATTCACAGAATTACACGACCTGtgttagaaaaatatttttgagggATGAGGGAAATGAGGAAAACATCGCACAACACAGGGCATGGACAAAAGGCGACGTAAACGCAACACCACGACAGCGTTAGCTTAGCGGCTACCGTGAGCTAACAGCTCTCATCTCAGCTGCAGTCTGGCAAGGCAACAATGAGGTTAGTTATATGCTGATTTACTAAGTTGATGTTTACCTCGTCTGACTTTCAGATGCATCTCTTGGTCCtccatgattaaaaaaatgttcaaactgaTATTAACGCAATGTAGCCACACGCTATTTGTGTCGGTTGTGTCAGCTGACTCGCCTCTTCCgtatttttgttgtcatgtgtTACACGACAATATTCCGGACTGAAATACcgattttttaaaaaaatagttctTCCTTTCTAGACCACGAAATGTTGTGATGCGTTGCGTGGGTTGAATCAAacgtgttttcatttctttcgTTGAAACAATTGATCATTTCAATAGCTAATCAACTGAGCGATGAGTAATGTATCTTTGTACACCTCGACGGCCAGCAAGATTCATCGTGTGATTTGAAATGACTTACTTTCAGTTCTCCCTAAAGGAAGTTGGCGCTAATTAGACTGTGAGGCTGCATGTCGCAAGTGGACAATGTAATTTGCTTTATGACCTCGTTTTGGCTACTTTATTCTTGATGTCGGTACCACATTGTTAAGTagttgatgtgttgtttttatttcagtgatcATGGAAGCCGGAGGTGATGGAGAGGTTGCAGATGGCCAAAATACTCAGTCATCTAACGCTAATGTTGGTTCTTCCGAGTCCAGAGATGAGAGGTCCAATGGTAACTTAGACGTGCTTTTTACAATTTATCTTTTAATTGACCTTTAATATATGTGATCGCTTTCTTGACATCGTTTCTCTTATTCTGTGTGACTTCTGCGGTCACCCGATGTTTGCAGCCTGATAATAATTAATTGAATAGTGAATGTCTTGCTTACACTGACATGGCTGTGGTTCATCTAAATGGGCCAGTGTCTCCAGAGAACATGGATGTGGATGAAGAGGGTTTGTTCAAACACTCCACCACGCTGACCAACAAGCAGCGTGGGAATGAGGTTACAGTGCGTCCTGCAACATTAGATTGTAAGTACTGGCAAGGATGCTCTGATGGCAGAAGAGCTTACACAATGGTGTGtcagaaaagcaatctggtATTTTCATGGTCTTGAGCACGTGAGGTTAGTAAGACTTTATTTCCACCAGCTCTGTCCATACACCAGTTGGCAGCTCAAGGCGAGGTTTCACAAGTGGCTGCACACCTGAGTAAAGGTGAGAAATTCGAAGAAATGTCACCGTAAGACAGCAAGTAGTATAAAATTTCTCTGGCGTTAAATTGTACAAAACTCCCACTGATGTGCTATggcctgttttattttgcagacaGCTCGCTGCTCAGCAGGCAGGATGAACGGGGCTTCACGCCTCTCATGTGGGCAGCAGCGTTTGGAGAGAAAGCAGTGGTAGATTTTCTCCTGGAGAAGGTTAGAGATAAACAAGTGCTGTCAGGAGAGACGCGCGTAAGCTCATTAATGCTCATTAACGTTTATGGGATTTTTGTTTTAGGGTGCAGACCCCAAAACAATTGCGAGGGAGCGAGAGAGCGCCCTGACACTGGCCAGCTCTGGGGGTTATGTGGACATTGTTGAATCTCTTCTCAGACATGGAGTAGACATTAACACCTATGACTGGGTACAGGATGACTTCCTGTCACACATGCcaaaacacattattaaaaatgaccaaaaaaagtCTATTAAGCATTTAAATATAACtacaatgtgattttttttgttctgtctttcgATCTCAGAATGGTGGGACTCCTCTTCTTTATGCTGTACGAGGGAACCACATCAAATGTGTAGAGGCTCTCTTAGGTACATTGCATTTCTATATTGTAAAATCATGATAAATTCTGGCAAATTCACTTTGAATGCTTCATTAATTGCTGTTACTATACTCTCTTGCAGCCAATGGGGCTGACATGACCATTGAGTCTGACTCTGGGTACAGTCCCATGGCCCTGGCTGTTGCCCTTGGACACAAAAAGAGTACGTGTTTTCTTCTTATACCTGACAAATGCATTTCCCTTTTATAAGAGGctactgtaaaatgttttgctgaaaTAACGTTTTAATTTCTTGTTTTCCAGTTCAGAAAGTGTTGGAGGACCATATTCTGAAACTCTACAAGCCTCCAACATGAcagtagttaaaaaaaaaccaaaacaaaccaaaaaacccAGATAGGACAGTCTGACACTGTTGATCTCAGCTCTATATCCAGTCCTCACTGGTGGTGAGATAACAACAAGTCACTGTAACAGACCAATATGCAGAGATATTTACACTGAGTaaactgcatttattatttttttaaactgtttatttcatttgtatgcATTGCTTTGTATGCATTATAGTATAGAAAAACATTGTACAAATGAGGACTAAAATGTGACAGTTGTGCAGTGGTATTATTTTGTTTGGCTGAAGGGCAGTAAAAAGTTTTAATAAGaatgtatttttatactgtgtgtttcagtggaaaGGCGCTTCAACTCAAAGGCACAATACAAGTTTAGAGAGAGTGATAACATATATGACATATAATCGCAGGAACCCCATTAAATCTACAGTTAAACTCAGACTCGGACGTTTCGCCAAgctctctgtgtctgagtgacCAAGTGGAAGATGCCTGAAAGCATCCATACCAAAAAAGGCCACATTCACATCAGCTCATGAGGTGGCAGTACAGATGACATGTTTCCCAAGTGCCACCACACCGTCCTGCATCCTGTACTTTACTCAGGGTCATTTCCTCTCTCACGAGAGGATTAAAAAAATGGTCATGAGGCTTTTTCCCCCAGGACGTCCAAGGAATAAACAATAATTCTCCCAAAAAAGTCGGCACTATtctcaaacattatttttactttgtccACTACAGGGGCCTCCTGTATGGGAAAGCTGTGGGTGTGGAGTTAAGAACAAGATAAGCACAGAATTAATGAAAAGCATGTCCAGGAAAATATTATCCGATACTTATTATGAACCACCTACAACAGTAACAGCAAACACACCGTGTTCATAGAGTGACAGGTGCAGCTTCAGCTGCTGTGAGAACCCTGAGGTACACTAAATTCTTGTATTAAAGCAGAATTGCCTTTAGTCTTGTATTAACCTTCTGTTCAAGTAAATGGTGCTGGAATACCAACATCTGATAAGTAGTTCAGTCCAGCCTAAAGCTTATTTATGGTGCACGTCAACCTTGGTTGTAAGCTATAATTAACACATTAACGGATtgtataatatttataataaccTTGGCAATTACAGGTAGATAATGTTGTGTTATTGAAAATATAAGGTGCTGTCCATCAAATCTCCAGTGTGATCAAATTCTGCATCGCAAGACTGAAGGATATCTGAAGAGAGTTGTCATCCTCTGGATAAAAATGGCTGATAACTGTGAAGTCTCCCTCTTTTGGACATCCTGCAGAAAGCACAAGTGAAGCATCATTTATCTTATATTGTTGCACCTAATGTCTCACGTGCAATAGGAGACACTAAAATGAGAAGGTGGTGAATAATCACTTCAGGAAACAGCCTGTGCCTGAGGCTTACAGTAGGAAAATGTAATCTCTGAGTTTTACCTTCTagtctgcatgtttttgctGAGAAGCCTCCTTGGAACTGGACCTTTAACTCTGAGACCTTGACAGGCTGGGGGAACTCCAGGATCACCCACTGACATTCACCCTGTCAAAGACATTGTTGAACCCTCGGGTGCCTTTGAGTATGTCTGTAAGGGTCAACTTCATTCATACTGGAAAATTAACAAATAACACTCAAAACAGCCCGCATGCATAATAAAAGCACGCTGGTTTTGGGTGTGCTGTTGATATAGCTGCAACAGGactgcaaaacacaacagcaaattGTGGATGGTGGTGAGACAGATTCAGCAAAGGCTCAGAAAAATAACCTTAACAGCTAAATTATTGGTGGCATTTAAGCAGAGACCGAGCGAGTCGCCATTGCAGTTTGAGTACTATCATTGCCTACTATACACTGTTAAGTTTGgtgattttgtttgtattaCAAGAATATACTTTGACAATAACTAGTGCATTCTGTATAGCAAGGCTGCCCCAAGTAAGACCTGCCAGATAAAACCCCCTCATaagtttaattaaataaataaataaaaagctggGGCACAGCTGGAGTTTTACCTGGTCTGAATTCCAGCAGGTCTCTTCATTGCAGTCAAACATGTACTTCTTTCCATACTGCTTCACATCTCTGTTAAGGACTGAACTCACCCTGAAATCGGAGAGACAGAATTACAGCTGTTGGTTTGTTGTACACGCCTGTTAGCTAATACGAggttaataaacaaaaaaaagagagcagaacatgtgtaaaaataaagtggTTTCACAATATACTAATGAGTGACAAACACCATGCTTAAAATGGCTGTCTTCACGAATAAACGCCATTCACTTACAGCTGTTCTAGCGTTTACCTGCTCTGAATTTCACTGCAGATCAATGAAGACGCCATGTCAAATTTTTAGATCACCAGCTGCCGTCAAGCGACGTGGCCGCACGCTGCTTTTTTACGGCAGTGACTTTCATGGGTTGCTGTATCTCTTCTCGCCACTAGATGGAAGTCGCGTTCCGTCAAAATATTGGCAGCAGTTGCTGGCACCCTGACTCAAGGTAAAGTCTTTATCTCCGTTTGCGGCCCCGATACCGTAGAATTGATAATTTAATGTATGAAACATTAAACTTAATCTGCCTTATATTTAGTCTGTGCGCTCGGTAGACTGACCGGGCCAATGAGTTGCCGCGTACTGCTCTTCATCTTGTTTGTACCTGCACGCCTCCCTTTTGTCTTCAGTAAGGTCAGGGAGATAAGAATCGATTAGGAAGAGAGAACTAAAGGCACTGGGCCGAACTAAAGGTGAATCGATTAGCTAGCCGATTGTAACCTTCACACCAAACATAtagaacaacagaaaacatggtttaaaATGTTACACGTGTGTTAAGATAATGTTGTTGTGGATTGACAGCAGATTGGTTAAAAACAACCAATACCAGCGTGAGCTTTACTACCTTTGTTAGTGAGCATATTCCAGTATCACTCGTACATAACCAGGGACGCAGTAATACAGCAGTgtaaagggtgtgtgtgtgtgtgtgtgtgtgtgtgtgtgtgtgtgtgtgtgtgtgtgtgtgagcgaggaAGAGAGCCTGTATTTGGCACATGGCTTATTGCAGATGGAGAACTCCTGCTGAGGTTTTGTCACAGTGCCCCCTCACTGCAGATAATCAATAGGTCTGAAATACAAAACCTGATGAAACCCAGCCTCCGTGAAAATTGTGCGGGGGGCTGGGGAGGGCGACTGGGTTTGAACACACACTCCTTTACCCCTTCTACAgtcagcaccacacacacacactaattttgAACCATTCTAAGATTTTGTGAGCCTTGCACTTGTATTACAGTGTTGTTTCACACCGCGGGTTTTGCAGCGCCTTGTCAGGTAGTTGAGATTGAGTATAAATGGTGACTGAAAGGAGCTGTAATATTTGTTCTGTGTCATAGCTGTGAATGACTGTGATGTACATGACTGTGAGTTTTGTAGAATTGTTAATCAGAAACGCTGGCTCAAAAATTTAATTGACCAGGTTCTGGTTTATGTTCATTTTGGGCTGCCAATTGGCCAGTGTGCCCATGTAGGCTAACATTATTGAATGATGAGCTGACGTGAACTGACAAAATGTTGTCTGCTGACACCATTAAGGCCCCAGAAATAAGCGTGCGTCGCAAAGTGTGCACATTCTCACCATTGTCtccaaaactgttttgttttcacgttgaaaagctgcttttgtttgcgTTGTCATTCTGACGTCTCACAGTCAACTTTGTCACAATGAAACATTTCTGGCCTTTCTTGCTCACTGAGCTTGTTAGAGGATTATCTTCACCTCCAACACTGATACGGCTTAAATCCTCA
Encoded here:
- the borcs8 gene encoding BLOC-1-related complex subunit 8 isoform X1, with the translated sequence MEDQEMHLKVRRVTDKFTESMYVLANEPSVALYRLQEHVRRSLPELVQHKTDMQSWEEQSQGAIYSVEYACSAVKSMTNSSMYFKNIDTLLRQAISSKEQISNSQGRSLHDVTPCPSPLVSAPHAPSTSS
- the borcs8 gene encoding BLOC-1-related complex subunit 8 isoform X2 translates to MEDQEMHLKVRRVTDKFTESMYVLANEPSVALYRLQEHVRRSLPELVQHKTDMQSWEEQSQGAIYSVEYACSAVKSMTNSSMYFKNIDTLLRQAISSKEQISNSQGRRKRTMESGMLKEGGERHTSGM
- the rfxank gene encoding DNA-binding protein RFXANK, coding for MEAGGDGEVADGQNTQSSNANVGSSESRDERSNVSPENMDVDEEGLFKHSTTLTNKQRGNEVTVRPATLDSLSIHQLAAQGEVSQVAAHLSKDSSLLSRQDERGFTPLMWAAAFGEKAVVDFLLEKGADPKTIARERESALTLASSGGYVDIVESLLRHGVDINTYDWNGGTPLLYAVRGNHIKCVEALLANGADMTIESDSGYSPMALAVALGHKKIQKVLEDHILKLYKPPT
- the LOC124060317 gene encoding nuclear receptor 2C2-associated protein, yielding MASSLICSEIQSRVSSVLNRDVKQYGKKYMFDCNEETCWNSDQGECQWVILEFPQPVKVSELKVQFQGGFSAKTCRLEGCPKEGDFTVISHFYPEDDNSLQSFPIQEAPVVDKVKIMFENSADFFGRIIVYSLDVLGEKAS